Proteins found in one Neofelis nebulosa isolate mNeoNeb1 chromosome 3, mNeoNeb1.pri, whole genome shotgun sequence genomic segment:
- the C3H4orf19 gene encoding uncharacterized protein C4orf19 homolog, with amino-acid sequence MGCKCCKMIQSYLFDPVQVPSSGYVNEVNSCKVDEGGAGKWKGKQGSQVPGHQNELQSEGLKRTASRGRAGSGQEPRWPPPGSPPLGDTVGGHCADKAGSAVNGIGPAAPPQPTGDRGPHQGERGSCVSTANSAPPTAPFREGGGPGRRDSVLLPALRETHVVQSGDPRAALRAEGPALEVQDHDFQMPAPDYPPLRGSAGDTVDGEEKDGLPESHPEEGPPAGLHPRAGGHGLNMPFPLKRSWDSLNEAVATEALSVGFKEEDAAQAVPGVYSRTGWEDAPGSTADRSGDAVDEDAAVAEALAALEAATAGEDAEEAD; translated from the exons ATGGGGTGCAAGTGCTGTAAAATGATACAAAG CTATCTCTTCGATCCAGTTCAAGTGCCCTCCTCTGGCTACGTCAACGAGGTGAACAGCTGCAAGGTGGATGAAGGGGGCGCTGGTAAATGGAAAGGCAAACAGGGCAGCCAAGTCCCGGGGCATCAAAACGAGCTGCAGAGCGAGGGCCTGAAGAGGACCGCCAGCAGGGGCAGAGCTGGCAGCGGGCAGGAGCCCCGCTGGCCTCCCCCGGGATCGCCCCCTCTGGGGGACACGGTGGGGGGACACTGCGCGGACAAGGCTGGCAGTGCGGTCAACGGCAtcggccccgccgcccccccgCAGCCCACTGGGGACCGTGGGCCCCACCAGGGCGAGAGGGGCTCCTGCGTCAGTACCGCCAACAGCGCCCCCCCGACTGCACCCTTCCGGGAAGGCGGGGGCCCCGGCAGACGGGACAGTGTGCTGCTGCCAGCCCTGCGAGAGACCCACGTCGTCCAAAGTGGGGACCCCAGAGCTGCTCTCAGGGCAGAAGGTCCTGCCTTGGAAGTACAAGACCACGACTTCCAGATGCCGGCCCCGGATTACCCTCCCCTTCGGGGCTCGGCTGGAGACACAGTTGACGGGGAAGAAAAGGACGGTCTTCCTGAGAGCCACCCTGAGGAGGGACCCCCGGCGGGCCTTCACCCCAGGGCCGGGGGGCATGGCTTGAATATGCCCTTCCCCTTGAAGAGAAGCTGGGATTCCTTAAATGAGGCCGTAGCAACAGAAGCCCTAAGTGTCGGCTTCAAAGAAGAGGACGCTGCTCAAGCCGTGCCCGGGGTCTATTCGAGAACTGGGTGGGAGGATGCGCCCGGCTCCACCGCAGACAGGAGTGGGGATGCAGTGGACGAGGACGCGGCGGTGGCCGAAGCCCTTGCGGCTTTGGAAGCGGCCACCGCAGGAGAAGACGCGGAAGAGGCAGATTAG